A portion of the Betaproteobacteria bacterium genome contains these proteins:
- the folP gene encoding dihydropteroate synthase: MPKLLCGKFPLSLKRPLVMGIVNVTPDSFSDGGKFLSSDMAIAHARQLIADGADILDIGGESTRPGAKPAGLQEELDRVMPVLEAMLDSGVPLSIDTQKPGVMKSAIAAGASMINDVNALQAEGAIEACRHSSVAVCLMHKQGTPETMQQQPAYDDVVREVSAFLLARADACEQAGIARGRIVIDPGFGFGKTVAHNFTLLRELRSLTHLGHPVLAGYSRKSSLGSVTGRPVEQRLAASLAAALIAAQNGAAILRVHDVAETVDMLKVLDATRVGAQ, encoded by the coding sequence ATGCCTAAACTTCTCTGCGGAAAATTTCCCCTTTCACTCAAACGTCCGCTGGTGATGGGCATTGTCAATGTCACGCCGGACTCGTTCTCAGACGGCGGTAAATTTCTGTCAAGCGACATGGCCATTGCACACGCACGACAACTCATCGCCGACGGTGCGGACATCCTGGACATCGGTGGTGAATCCACCCGGCCCGGTGCGAAGCCAGCCGGATTGCAGGAAGAACTTGACCGGGTGATGCCGGTGCTGGAAGCCATGCTCGACAGCGGCGTCCCGCTCTCGATTGATACCCAGAAGCCCGGGGTGATGAAGTCTGCAATCGCCGCCGGCGCATCGATGATCAACGACGTGAACGCACTGCAGGCCGAAGGCGCGATCGAGGCATGCCGTCATTCCTCCGTCGCGGTATGCCTGATGCATAAACAAGGCACGCCCGAGACCATGCAACAGCAACCGGCTTATGACGATGTCGTGCGCGAAGTCAGCGCGTTCCTGCTCGCACGCGCTGACGCGTGCGAGCAGGCGGGCATTGCGCGGGGCCGGATTGTCATCGATCCGGGATTTGGTTTTGGCAAAACCGTCGCGCACAATTTCACGCTGCTACGCGAATTGCGGTCGCTGACGCATTTGGGGCATCCCGTTTTGGCGGGTTATTCGCGAAAATCTTCTCTTGGGTCGGTGACGGGCCGTCCCGTCGAGCAGAGACTGGCCGCAAGTCTCGCCGCGGCGTTGATCGCCGCTCAAAACGGCGCGGCAATACTGCGGGTCCACGATGTCGCCGAGACGGTCGATATGCTGAAAGTGCTGGATGCGACACGCGTTGGGGCGCAATAG
- the ftsH gene encoding ATP-dependent zinc metalloprotease FtsH yields MNNWVKNIGVWLVIGIVLMMLFMQVSNRGATRTEMDYSTMMQEAKNGNIEKVRMEGPRTAKVTTRDNKVYTTATPGDIFMWDELRKAGVKIEAKPEEEQSLLMSIFISWFPMLLLIGIWLYFMRQMQGGGKGGAFSFGKSRAKMLDEGNNPVTFADVAGCDEAKEEVSELVDFLRDPSKFQKLGGRIPRGVLMVGSPGTGKTLLARAIAGEAKVPFFSISGSDFVEMFVGVGAARVRDMFEQAKKNSPCIVFIDEIDAVGRQRGAGLGGGNDEREQTLNQLLVEMDGFEASVGVIVIAATNRPDVLDPALLRPGRFDRQVVVPLPDIRGREQILLVHMRKVPIGPDVQASVIARGCPGFSGADLANLVNEAALFAARGAKRLVDHEDFERAKDKIMMGAERRSMVMTDEERMNTAYHESGHAILGYVLPKSDPVHKVTIIPRGRALGVTVQLPEQDRYAYDRVYLMSRIAVLFGGRIAEEIFMNQMTTGASNDFERATQLARDMVTRYGMSDALGTMVYAENEGEVFLGRSVTRHTNVSEETMRKVDGEIRRIIDEQYALARKLIEENRDKVEAMAKALLEIETIDSDQIKDIMEGRPPRAPKPSSIAFKPKRDGDGGNAPEAPKVDPAPAEGLH; encoded by the coding sequence GTGAATAACTGGGTGAAGAATATCGGCGTCTGGCTCGTTATCGGTATCGTGCTGATGATGCTGTTCATGCAGGTCTCCAATCGTGGCGCAACGCGCACCGAAATGGATTACTCGACCATGATGCAGGAAGCCAAGAACGGCAATATCGAAAAGGTGCGTATGGAGGGCCCGCGTACCGCCAAGGTCACCACGCGTGACAACAAGGTCTATACCACCGCGACCCCCGGTGACATTTTCATGTGGGACGAATTGCGCAAGGCCGGCGTGAAGATCGAAGCGAAACCGGAAGAAGAGCAATCGCTGCTCATGTCGATTTTCATTTCCTGGTTCCCGATGCTGCTGCTGATCGGTATCTGGCTGTATTTCATGCGCCAGATGCAAGGCGGCGGCAAAGGTGGCGCATTCTCGTTCGGCAAGAGCCGTGCGAAGATGCTCGACGAAGGCAACAATCCGGTGACGTTTGCCGACGTGGCCGGTTGCGATGAAGCCAAGGAAGAAGTATCCGAACTGGTGGATTTCCTGCGCGATCCATCGAAGTTCCAGAAGCTCGGCGGACGCATTCCGCGCGGCGTGCTGATGGTGGGCTCACCCGGTACCGGCAAGACCTTGCTTGCGCGCGCCATCGCCGGCGAAGCGAAAGTTCCGTTCTTCTCCATTTCGGGTTCCGATTTTGTGGAAATGTTCGTCGGCGTCGGTGCGGCGCGTGTACGTGACATGTTTGAGCAGGCGAAGAAGAATTCGCCGTGCATTGTGTTCATCGATGAAATCGATGCGGTCGGTCGTCAACGCGGTGCGGGCCTTGGTGGCGGCAATGACGAACGCGAACAAACGCTGAATCAATTGCTGGTGGAAATGGATGGTTTTGAGGCATCCGTTGGTGTCATCGTCATTGCCGCAACGAATCGTCCGGACGTGCTGGATCCGGCATTGCTGCGCCCGGGCCGTTTCGATCGCCAGGTGGTGGTGCCGTTGCCCGACATTCGTGGCCGCGAACAGATCTTGCTGGTACACATGCGTAAAGTGCCAATCGGGCCGGACGTACAAGCATCGGTCATTGCACGTGGTTGTCCCGGATTTTCAGGCGCAGACTTGGCGAACCTGGTCAACGAAGCGGCCCTGTTTGCCGCGCGCGGCGCGAAGCGTCTCGTTGATCACGAGGATTTCGAACGCGCCAAGGACAAGATCATGATGGGTGCCGAACGGCGCTCGATGGTGATGACCGACGAAGAGCGCATGAACACGGCCTATCACGAATCCGGCCACGCAATTCTTGGCTACGTCTTGCCGAAGAGCGATCCCGTTCATAAAGTGACCATCATTCCGCGTGGCCGCGCATTGGGTGTGACGGTGCAGTTGCCCGAGCAGGACCGCTATGCGTATGACCGTGTGTATTTGATGAGCCGCATCGCGGTGTTGTTCGGCGGCCGCATCGCTGAAGAGATTTTCATGAATCAGATGACCACCGGGGCATCGAACGATTTTGAGCGCGCCACGCAACTCGCGCGCGACATGGTGACCCGCTATGGCATGTCCGACGCGCTCGGCACCATGGTCTATGCGGAGAATGAAGGTGAGGTATTCCTCGGCCGCTCGGTGACACGCCACACCAATGTCTCCGAAGAAACCATGCGCAAGGTCGATGGCGAGATTCGCCGGATTATCGATGAGCAATACGCGTTGGCGCGGAAACTCATCGAGGAAAATCGCGACAAGGTCGAAGCGATGGCCAAGGCCTTGCTGGAAATAGAAACCATCGATTCCGACCAGATCAAGGACATCATGGAGGGCCGCCCACCGCGCGCGCCGAAACCTTCGTCGATCGCTTTCAAGCCGAAGCGCGATGGTGACGGTGGCAATGCACCAGAGGCGCCCAAGGTGGATCCCGCGCCGGCGGAAGGGCTGCACTGA
- the glmM gene encoding phosphoglucosamine mutase, producing the protein MSRKYFGTDGIRGRVGDPPITPDFVLRLGYAAGCVLAQDRSDGTARPTVIIGKDTRISGYMLESALEAGFSAAGVDVLLVGPMPTPGVAYLTRALRLSAGVMLSASHNPFDDNGIKFFSADGLKLPDEVEHEIELLLDKPMVTLQSIHLGKVRRVEDAAGRYIEFCKSTFPRQLDLRGMKLVVDCANGAAWDIAPHVFRELGAEVIAIGNQPDGTNINDEVGATHPVAMCAAVRKHGAKFGIALDGDADRLVMCDADGTLFDGDQLLYAMVKDRHARGAFRGGVAGTLMTNLALEQQLGKMDIPFERANVGDRYVLELLRERGWECGGENSGHLLCLEKHSTGDGIISALQILGALKRNDQSLGQFTAELTLFPQILENVRLQKRFNFAASAPVQAAVASAEIELAGDGRVLLRASGTEPVIRVMVEGRDGVLVRRLAGEIARIVKATAAA; encoded by the coding sequence ATGAGTCGCAAATATTTTGGTACCGATGGTATTCGCGGACGCGTCGGTGATCCGCCGATCACGCCGGATTTCGTGTTGCGCCTCGGCTACGCGGCCGGCTGTGTGCTCGCGCAGGACCGCAGTGATGGCACTGCCCGGCCAACCGTCATCATTGGCAAGGACACGCGCATTTCTGGGTACATGCTTGAAAGCGCGCTGGAAGCAGGCTTCTCGGCGGCGGGCGTGGATGTGCTGCTGGTCGGGCCGATGCCGACGCCTGGAGTGGCTTACCTCACGCGCGCGTTGCGGTTGTCGGCAGGCGTCATGCTTTCCGCGTCGCACAATCCGTTTGACGACAACGGCATCAAGTTCTTTTCCGCTGACGGCCTCAAGTTGCCCGACGAAGTCGAGCACGAAATCGAGCTGCTGCTCGACAAGCCGATGGTGACGCTGCAATCCATCCACTTGGGCAAAGTGCGGCGCGTGGAAGATGCCGCCGGGCGCTACATCGAATTCTGCAAAAGCACCTTCCCGCGCCAACTCGATTTGCGCGGGATGAAACTGGTCGTCGATTGCGCGAACGGCGCTGCGTGGGACATCGCGCCGCACGTGTTCCGTGAGCTTGGGGCGGAAGTCATTGCCATCGGCAATCAGCCGGATGGCACCAACATTAACGATGAAGTCGGCGCCACGCATCCGGTGGCGATGTGCGCGGCCGTGCGGAAACACGGCGCGAAGTTTGGTATAGCGCTCGATGGCGACGCCGATCGGCTGGTGATGTGCGATGCCGACGGCACGCTGTTCGATGGCGACCAGTTGCTTTATGCGATGGTCAAGGACCGCCATGCGCGTGGCGCGTTCAGGGGCGGCGTGGCGGGCACGCTGATGACCAACCTCGCGCTGGAGCAGCAGCTGGGGAAGATGGATATTCCGTTCGAGCGCGCCAATGTCGGCGATCGCTATGTGCTGGAATTACTGCGCGAAAGAGGATGGGAATGCGGCGGCGAAAACTCGGGCCACCTGCTTTGCCTGGAAAAACACTCAACCGGTGACGGCATCATTTCGGCCCTGCAGATTCTGGGTGCGCTCAAGCGCAATGACCAATCGCTGGGGCAATTCACCGCCGAGCTGACGCTGTTCCCGCAAATACTCGAGAACGTGCGCTTGCAGAAGAGATTCAATTTCGCGGCGAGCGCGCCGGTTCAGGCGGCGGTCGCCTCGGCTGAAATTGAACTGGCGGGAGATGGTCGCGTGCTGCTGCGCGCATCCGGTACTGAACCGGTGATTCGCGTCATGGTGGAAGGACGGGATGGAGTATTGGTGAGGCGGCTGGCGGGTGAGATAGCCAGAATCGTCAAGGCAACTGCGGCAGCCTGA
- a CDS encoding GNAT family N-acetyltransferase: protein MTAEIHVFNSQHYVAARNLWESTDGVGVSEADSQHSIEAFLQRNPGLSLVAVEGDKVVGTILVGHDGRRGLIHHLSVAPAFRRQGIGARLVRDGLAGLRDLGIQKCHLLVFSNNSRARSFWQAIGAEHRETLIIYSLPTQPES, encoded by the coding sequence ATGACTGCCGAAATACACGTCTTCAATAGCCAGCACTACGTTGCGGCGCGGAATTTGTGGGAGTCCACTGATGGCGTTGGCGTGAGCGAGGCTGATTCACAACACTCTATCGAGGCGTTCCTGCAACGAAATCCGGGACTCAGTCTCGTTGCCGTGGAGGGGGACAAGGTAGTGGGTACGATCCTCGTCGGACACGATGGTCGTCGTGGGCTCATCCATCATCTTTCCGTCGCGCCGGCGTTTCGTCGTCAGGGAATTGGTGCAAGGCTGGTGCGCGATGGCTTGGCGGGCCTGAGAGATCTTGGTATCCAAAAATGCCATTTGCTTGTGTTTTCGAACAACTCTCGGGCTCGATCGTTCTGGCAAGCTATTGGTGCGGAACATCGCGAAACCTTGATTATTTACTCCTTGCCCACGCAGCCGGAATCGTGA
- the pstA gene encoding phosphate ABC transporter permease PstA, with protein MSNATATNNIYRKRLFFNRLALILAMAAMAIGMLFLAWILFVLLSRGFGGLSFSNFTQMTPPPGSEGGLANAIFGSFMMVGFATLIATPVGILAGVYLAEFGGRGWVAPTTRFINDILLSAPSIVVGLFIYTVYVANVGHFSGWAGTFALSLLAIPVVVRTTENMLRLVPSSLREAAAALGAPQWKVTMYVAIRAVKGGVVTGVLLAIARISGETAPLLFTALNNQFWSVDMNAPMANLPVVIFQFAMSPFENWQALAWSAALLITASVLGLNILARTVFAQKRT; from the coding sequence GTGAGCAATGCGACCGCGACCAACAACATATACCGCAAGCGGCTGTTCTTTAACCGGCTCGCACTGATTCTTGCGATGGCCGCCATGGCCATTGGCATGCTGTTCCTGGCGTGGATCCTCTTTGTTCTCCTGTCGCGCGGCTTCGGCGGCTTGAGCTTCAGCAACTTCACGCAAATGACGCCGCCGCCTGGCAGCGAGGGCGGCCTCGCGAACGCCATTTTCGGCAGCTTCATGATGGTGGGTTTTGCAACCCTGATCGCGACCCCGGTCGGTATCCTCGCCGGCGTGTATCTCGCCGAATTCGGCGGGCGCGGCTGGGTGGCGCCAACGACACGTTTCATCAACGATATCCTCCTGTCCGCCCCATCGATCGTCGTCGGATTGTTCATCTATACGGTGTACGTGGCAAATGTCGGCCACTTCTCGGGCTGGGCCGGGACGTTCGCCCTTTCACTGCTGGCCATTCCGGTGGTAGTACGCACAACCGAGAACATGCTGAGGCTGGTGCCGAGCAGCCTGCGCGAAGCCGCCGCCGCGCTGGGCGCGCCGCAATGGAAAGTAACGATGTACGTGGCGATTCGTGCGGTCAAGGGCGGCGTCGTTACTGGCGTATTGCTGGCCATTGCGCGGATCAGCGGCGAAACCGCGCCACTGCTGTTCACCGCACTCAATAACCAGTTCTGGTCCGTCGACATGAACGCGCCTATGGCAAATCTCCCCGTGGTGATTTTCCAGTTCGCGATGAGTCCGTTTGAAAACTGGCAGGCACTGGCGTGGTCCGCTGCGCTCCTGATCACCGCATCCGTGCTCGGCCTGAATATTCTTGCGCGCACCGTTTTCGCGCAAAAACGCACTTGA
- a CDS encoding RlmE family RNA methyltransferase, with translation MANARPKNSRDWVKRHLSDPYVKRSQVEGYRSRSSYKLSEIIEKEGLMKPGMTVVDLGSAPGGWSQWVAKKVGNTGKVVAIDLLEMEPVAGVNFILADFSEEAGLNAVIDAIGGAKVDLVISDMAPNLTGISITDQARLFTLGEMALEFAVKFLKPNGVFLVKVFQGAGFEPFVKLMRANFRHVAAKKPDASRDESRETYLLAGDVKVASG, from the coding sequence ATGGCTAACGCCCGCCCGAAAAACAGCCGCGACTGGGTCAAGCGGCATCTCAGTGATCCCTACGTGAAACGCTCGCAGGTGGAAGGTTATCGCTCGCGTTCCTCCTACAAGCTCTCGGAAATTATTGAGAAGGAAGGGTTGATGAAGCCCGGCATGACTGTGGTCGACCTGGGCTCCGCACCGGGCGGCTGGTCGCAGTGGGTGGCCAAGAAAGTCGGCAACACGGGCAAAGTAGTCGCGATCGATTTGCTGGAGATGGAACCGGTGGCCGGGGTGAATTTCATTCTTGCTGACTTCTCGGAAGAAGCCGGATTGAACGCGGTCATTGATGCGATCGGCGGCGCCAAGGTCGATCTTGTGATTTCCGATATGGCCCCCAACCTCACTGGTATCTCTATCACCGATCAGGCGAGGTTATTTACACTCGGTGAGATGGCGTTGGAGTTTGCGGTCAAGTTCTTGAAACCAAACGGAGTTTTTCTGGTCAAAGTTTTTCAGGGCGCGGGCTTTGAACCGTTCGTGAAATTGATGCGTGCGAATTTCAGGCATGTGGCCGCCAAGAAACCAGATGCGTCGCGCGACGAAAGCCGCGAAACATACTTGCTGGCGGGCGATGTAAAAGTGGCAAGCGGTTGA
- the pstB gene encoding phosphate ABC transporter ATP-binding protein PstB: MTNTAQATPAPKIQVKDLNFFYGTFQGLKAINLDIAERHITAFIGPSGCGKSTLLRTFNRMYDLYPGQRAVGEIVMNGKNVLEKNQDLNLLRAKVGMVFQKPTPFPMSIYDNIAFGVKLYESLSKAEMDERVEWALKKAALWGEVKDILSQSGLSLSGGQQQRLCIARGVAVKPEVLLLDEPTSALDPISTAKIEELLHELKDDYTIAIVTHNMQQAARVSDFTAYMYLGEMMEFGVTDEIFIKPKRKETEDYITGRFG, translated from the coding sequence ATGACCAATACCGCCCAGGCGACTCCTGCACCGAAGATCCAGGTCAAGGATCTGAATTTTTTCTATGGCACATTCCAGGGCCTTAAAGCGATCAACCTCGATATCGCCGAGCGTCACATCACTGCCTTCATCGGCCCTTCCGGTTGCGGCAAGTCCACCCTGCTACGCACTTTCAATCGCATGTACGATCTCTACCCCGGGCAACGCGCGGTGGGCGAAATCGTGATGAACGGCAAGAACGTCCTGGAAAAAAATCAGGATCTCAACCTGCTGCGGGCCAAAGTCGGCATGGTGTTTCAAAAGCCCACTCCGTTTCCGATGTCGATCTACGACAACATTGCTTTCGGCGTGAAGCTGTATGAGAGTCTGTCAAAGGCCGAGATGGATGAACGCGTGGAATGGGCGCTCAAGAAAGCGGCCCTCTGGGGCGAGGTCAAGGATATCCTGAGCCAGAGCGGCCTTTCGCTTTCCGGGGGCCAGCAGCAACGCCTGTGCATCGCGCGCGGGGTGGCGGTCAAGCCGGAAGTATTGCTCCTCGATGAGCCGACCTCGGCGCTCGATCCGATTTCGACGGCAAAAATCGAAGAGCTTCTGCATGAACTGAAAGACGACTACACGATCGCCATCGTCACCCACAACATGCAGCAGGCCGCGCGGGTGTCCGACTTCACGGCGTACATGTATCTGGGGGAAATGATGGAATTCGGCGTGACGGACGAGATCTTCATCAAACCGAAGCGAAAAGAGACAGAAGACTACATTACGGGTCGCTTTGGATAA